The genome window GGGTGGCCCGCACCTGCATGGAATTGCAGATGGGCATGCCAGTGACTGCCCTGAGAGAGAAGACAGGGGCGCCGTCCTGCGGGTCGtcccctgcgagttcctcggcagCGGCCGTGAGCTCGACGCCATGGAGGTAGAAGATGCGGCGGCAGACACGGTTGTGGCCGCGGGTGTACGGCTCATTGCAGTTGAAGCAGAGGCCGAGGCAGCGCCGTTCCGCCTGTTCCTCCGGTGACAGCCGCTTCAAGGGCAGACCCTCTGGTCGCGGCTGGGGCGCGCCCGCGGGTGGTGCAGGGAGGGCGAGCAGCGGCTGCTTGGGCGCCGACGCTGGGGGAAGAGCGCGAGGGGCTCCCCTGGCGGCCGGTGGCGGTCCCCGTGCCAACTCCAGCTGCTCGGCCTGACGGGCGAGACTCATGGCCCCATCAAGTGTCTCCGGGTTGTGGATGCGAACGACGTGGCTCAACGGGGGAAGGAGACCGCCTGTGTAGAGTTGGACGCGCTGGCCCTCCGTGAGGCGACCCGCGCGCGGCAGCAGGGCCTGGAACCGGTTGGAGTATTCCTCCACGGTCCCGGTGCGGCAGCACTCCGCCAACTCGAACAGGGGCGCTGAGCGGAGTGGTggcccgaagcgaagattgaggaGGTCCTTGAACCGCCCCCAGGATGGTGTGCCCTCGTCGTCCTGCAGCTGGATGAACCACAGCTGCGCGACGTCCTCCAGATTATAAGAGGCCATCCACACGCGTTCCTCCGCCATGGTGCGTTGTTGGCGAAAATAGGATTCACATTTGTTGATGAAGAGCATCGGGTCGGTGGTGCCATCGAACCGGGGAAAGTCGAGCTTCTGGAACCTGGGGGGCCAATCCACACGAGGGGGATCCTcgcgctcgccgccgccgtcggtgGACGACGAGGATGACTTGTCCTTTATGGTGGCTTTCACGGCAGCCAACTCGGTTTGGAAAAACTGCATCAGCTCCATGAGGTCCTTGATGGTGGGCTCAGCCATGGTGATGGAGTGGTCGGTGGAGGCGGTGGGCGTGGAAGGGGATGGTGGAGGGCAAGGGCGGGTGGGTGAGGATCGACGTGACgctgataccaggttgtcaagcgCCTCGACGCCCAACGTCGCTGGACCGCGGCTACGCAGTTCGTAGTCGCGCTCCAGACCTTCACCGTGAGGGATTCCTCACCGGTGGCTTGAGAGAGGCAAGGGAGAAGAGCAGTTTTGGATAATTGATCTTTCTTGATTATTTCCCAGCCTATTACACGGCATATATATAGCCTCTGGTTCAACCAACCTTTCCTATGATTAAGGCATATGAAAAGGAAACTAATCTTAACCAATCTCTCCTATTATTAAGGCATATGAAAAGGAAACTAATCTTAACCAATCCCTCCTATTATTAAGGCATGCAAGAGGGAAACTAATCCTTATCTTTCTAAACTTAGCCACTGATTGTGGCGCCTGCCTTGGCTGCGCGATCTGCAGCCCTCCTGGCGTCACGACGGCGCCTGTAAGTGCGGCCGTACATGACATACTACTACCAAATACATAAAAGTTAGAAGAACAACCAAAGGTTTTAAGACACCACATGTAATTCTAACTTCTAAACTACAACTCGACCACCTTGTGCTGTACACATAATCTGATTATATTATAAGCGACACAATAAAAAGAAAGGTGTTGTAAGCACTCACTGGGTTTCCAATGGCATATACTTTCTGACCAACCAGTAGGTCTGCTGACACACCAACAGGTATAGGTCTTAGTTTATCCTTTGGTGCTTCGATACGCAAAACAGCAACATCCTTGTCCTGGTCAAATCCAACAACTTGTGCTTCATACACTGACTGATCAGCAAGTGTGACCCTGCATAAAACTATCAGTTGTATCTTCGCTTTGCCACTATACATATCTAGGCATCATCAACATACAAAAGCCattgaaaaaaagaaagaaacatGTATGGATGTTTTACAATTGTGTCTGATCCCAGTCGAGATCATTAGACATTAGCAGTGAGACGGGCACAACCGCAGAGCATTACCACACAAAGATTTGGTTAGCATAAATAAGAACATTCTGCGTTGTTAACTTGAATAATTAGATCTTTTGCATTGAAATATCCAAGTGTAGCATTAGGTATTTACTACTCGAAATTGGGATGCAAGGAACTTGTAGAGCAAGCAGTATCTTTTCTAAACCTTTCGGTAATGCAGATGCATCCCATAACTTCTAACAGCCAGATAGTGAAGCTGTAGAACAAGTGTCATGTTGCTTCTGCTGCActaaaatataagcccttttggaCATACTAATTTTGCTCCGACTAGGTCTTGTAGGGAGAGCCAAATTGACAATGAAGCATTACTAATGGGCCCTGTTTGTAGTTTGCTGGGGCCGATCAGTAACTGCTTTGCCCCAGCTTACCAACAACACATTGAAGCACCACAACTCCTTTCTCCCCGCTCTGTCCACTTGAAATTATTGGAAGGCTAGACCATATTTTAATGAAACACCAGCGACCCTAACCATTAATACAAGAATCGACAAGCTTCGATTTGAGCACAACCAAACGGCTAAGAAAACGTAGAAGGAAAGCATGAAGCCCTCCGGAGTCCCGACCAACCTAAGGTCTGACGCGCCACGGATGACATGGAAATTGGTGACGATGTGGCCGCTCTTATCCCAGACAAAGCCGGACCCGGACCCCTGCGGCACCTCGAGCACGTCGAGCGTGAACGCGTCCTGCCTACACACGCAGCATGCGGAAGAGATTAGAGCCTCATCCAGCCTCTGACTGCAATCGGGATGAAGTGAGGGCTCCCGACACACAACGGCTCACTGGACGGGAGCCGGGAGTGGCAGGCACGGAACCGGGGCGGGGAGGCCCACCTGACGGCGAGGTTGGTGATGTAGACGACGGAGGGTGTGTTCTCCTGGAAGAGGCGCACGGTGGCGAGCTCGTCCGCCTGCAGCTTCCGCGGCGTGGATACGACGAACGCGGAGGCCGCGCCGGCGTCGCCGAGGACGAGCGACGCGGAGGCGAGCGCGACGATGAGGGAGCCCGCGGCCGACGACAGCAGCCGGCCCGCGGCCTCGGCGGGGACCAGGTCGCGGAGCCGCCGCGCCCACGGCCATGGCGACGGGAGGGCGAACGAGGAGGCGGAGGCGGGcgtgggctcggcggcggcggcgcgcgcgaggTGCCTGAGGAAATGACGCGGGCGGCGAGGCGGCGGGAGCGGGGAGACGAAGCAGGCTGTGGCGGCGGAGGACGGTGCGGCCATCGGGCTGCTGTTGCTTGTGCGCGCGGGGTCAGGCCGTCAGGGGAGTGGAGTGTGAGCGCAGCCGCCCGCGGCCGGGCCGGGGGTGTTGGTTTGCCGATGACGAGTGGATGCGCTGCGTTGCTGCTTGGCGCTTCCTACTGGCCCCGTCTCGCTTCCTACTGTCGGGATAGCTCGCGTGTGTCGTTTCGCGCTGcttcggggcggggcggggcggaacAGAACGGAGCTTCCCCAATGCAGTGCCATGTCATGCCATTCCATGCCATTGGTGGATGCTTCGCGAGGCccgaattttttatattttagccattttttggaaaaaaattcacgtttagaccttaaaacattttaatgtcatttttggaccctttgctcggcgccatagccaatggcgccgaggtaacacagctcggcgccataggctatggcgccgaggtgcgTGTTACGCtggcacaaacggacgtcgtggcACCGACGTGGCACCGACAtggaaccgagctcggcgccatagatcttggcgccgagctctgttATGTACACAAAACATGTCTAGTTCAGTTGGTAGAGCTCAAGGTTTTTAACCTTGTGGTTGTGGGTTCAAGCCCCATGATAGGCATGTTTTCATACTTTTTTTTGTCTTTGACACTGATTTTTTTTGTTGTCCAGATTTTTCatttatgtcgctgatttgtccgtctAGATTTATTTCTTATCCAgattttttgtttttgtgactgatttgtttatccGTCCATATTTTTTTCGTTTATTAAGCTTAAGGAAACGTACTTACATTGGTTAGCGACCACCGGTTTAGCTATGGTGCATCGTGGTTTTTTTCGTTTATgccgctgatttgtccgtccaaatttatttctcatcttgatttgtttttgctttTGCGACTGATTTGTTTATTACATTTTGTTTAATAGTACTGAATAATCCGTCTAGCCCTTGGTGCATTGTAAACCCCACATGCTTAAGCTTGATTCCGTCCTCTCGCTAATTACAAGTGATTTTAAACattaaataatatactaaaaactgaagtacaccatttaaaatgttaaaaatatttatatcatAAACAAATGATTGTGTTAATCTTACATTAGTAGTGATGTACAATGATAAATTTTAATTAATATTAAAAAGTATAATTTCGAATACATTAGATTATTGGAGTtttagagtccaaaatataaatatacttaataaacaaaaagattataattagagtccaaaatataaatatacaAGGTATAAATAAACAGTGACTTGATGATTTTATAAAGTACTTTGTACTTCCATAGGGTGGGTTACTTATGTGCATGGTACTTGCGTCACGCAGTTTgaataaacaaaaacaaaaaatatctagatgaataaataaatcggtcacaaaaacaaaaaaactagatgaaaaataaatctggacggacaaatcagcgacataaacgaaaaatataGACAACAAAAAACAAATTAGTGATAAAAAAAATACGTCCACGATGGAGCTTGAACCCACAACCTCAAAGTTAAAAGTCTTGCACTCTACCGACTGAGCTAGACATACTTTGCTGTTACAtatccgagctcggcgccatagatcttggcgccgagctcggtaccacgtTGGTGCCACGTCGTTCAGGTTGGGCCAGCGTAGCAcgcacctcggcgccatagactatggcgccgagctgtgttacctcggcgccattggctatggcgccgagcaaagggtccaaaaatgatattaaaattttctaaggtccaaacgtgaatttttttccgaggaagggctaaaatataaaaaattcggCCCATTTACCGACTCCATCAGAACAATGAAGGATGGACCAAATTTGTAGTGTGCAGCACCTATACCCATTTTGAAGTTTCTAAAGCAATATAATATCATCTTTTGGTAGGATATTGATGGTTGTGTCTGTTAGAATATAACTCTTTATTATGGTAGATATGCATGTATTAGAATATATCTCCACCTTTCCTTGTCCTAATCATACACAAGATGGTTATTACCATATAGCAATTCCTAGTTCTAGACATACACAAGATGGTTATCACCATAGATCAATTACGATGCACGTTTACTAGCCTGTCCGTTTGGCTTTAATCCGTACTGGCTTCTATTGCTTTTATAATGTTTTTATCTCTATGAATTATAGCTACAGCAGTCTAAATAGACAGCTTTAATCGATACCGGCTTATTCGTACTGACTCCTCGTACGCTACGGTAACGAGGAGGAGATAGGAGGGGGATGGGTCGATGGTGGCAACACAAGGGAGGTGTTGGAAcgttgatcaccaccaccatcacaGAAAAAACATTTCTCAAAAATCGTGTTATTTTCGATTGACCAGTTATAATAAGTGTGACAATATGCTACCTACCAAGTACCGGCTCACTGACAACCAAATGCCAACCCCAGATGTGAAATAGATAGATAGATGCATGTATGTGCAAGTCACATTGTAACAAACTTGACCGAGATTTGTGGTGGATTGCATCCTTGAAGATTTAGGCTGTAGTTATCCCTGTATTCAAGGATGCTCTCTCAACAAATCTCGGATCACGATTGTATGCCATGGCAAGAGACTCTTTCTTCCAATATTAACACACGCAGCCTCCACGGAGGTGAATACCCTTCCAACAAATTATCACATGGTACCAGAGGCAACCTCTATCCACTGCCAAGAATAATCGCCATGGCGACGAACCTCGTCGCGGGTGGTCTCCTGACCTCGGTGCTAGGCCATCCCGTGACACAGAAATTGACCGAGAACAACTATACCCTATGGAAGCTGCAGGTATTGCCTGCCATCCGCGACGCCCAGCTTACTGGGCTGATCTATGGATCCAAAGCTGCCCCGACCATGGCGATCGAGGGTACCGACAAGGACAAGGAGCCAAATCCGGCTTATGCAACCTGGCTAGCACAAGACCAACAAGTTTTTGGCTACATCGTCAACTCGCTCTCTAAGGAGATGATGAAGCAGGTCTCTCACTACAACACCTCGGTGTCTCTCTGGAAGGCACTAGAGGAACTTTGTGCGTCACAAACCAGGGCGCGTGTAGTGAACACACATATTGCCCTAGCTACCACGATGAAGGGGACCATGAGCATCGATGAATACGTCAGTAAGATGAAAGTGTATGTTGATGAATTAGCAGCTGCAGGCAAAGCACTTGATGATGAAAAACTCATCTCCTTCATCATCACCAACCTCGATCTCGACTACAATCCGGTCATCTCCGCCGCTCTCGGACGTGTTGATCTGATCAGCGTCACTGAGTTCACATCGCAACTGCTCGCCTTCGAACAACGCCTGAACCTCTATCAAGGGTCATCCTCCTCGTCAAGCTTCTCTGTCAACCTGGCCTCACGGGGTCATGGAGGCGGGCACATGTTCTGTGGTCGCGGTGCACGTGGCCGTGGCAACGGTGGGCGGGGACGCGGGAACTTCAACAACAACTCTAGCTTCGGCAAGCAGAAGGTCCAGTGTCAGATCTGCAAGAAGGTGGGCGTCCACACAGCATCCGAATGCTAGCACCGTTTTGATGA of Zea mays cultivar B73 chromosome 8, Zm-B73-REFERENCE-NAM-5.0, whole genome shotgun sequence contains these proteins:
- the LOC100279259 gene encoding protease Do-like 1, chloroplastic isoform X2 — its product is MAAPSSAATACFVSPLPPPRRPRHFLRHLARAAAAEPTPASASSFALPSPWPWARRLRDLVPAEAAGRLLSSAAGSLIVALASASLVLGDAGAASAFVVSTPRKLQADELATVRLFQENTPSVVYITNLAVRQDAFTLDVLEVPQGSGSGFVWDKSGHIVTNFHVIRGASDLRVTLADQSVYEAQVVGFDQDKDVAVLRIEAPKDKLRPIPVGVSADLLVGQKVYAIGNPFGLDHTLTTGVISGLRREISSAATGRPIQDVIQTDAAINPGNSGGPLLDSSGNLIGVNTAIYSPSGASSGVGFSIPVDTVGGIVDQLIRFGKVTRPILGVKFAPDQSVEQLGLSGVLVLDAPPNGPAGKAGLQPTKRDPYGRLILGDIITSVNGTKVTNGSDLYRILDQCKVGETLLRLWTAWCVR
- the LOC100279259 gene encoding protease Do-like 1, chloroplastic isoform X1; the encoded protein is MAAPSSAATACFVSPLPPPRRPRHFLRHLARAAAAEPTPASASSFALPSPWPWARRLRDLVPAEAAGRLLSSAAGSLIVALASASLVLGDAGAASAFVVSTPRKLQADELATVRLFQENTPSVVYITNLAVRQDAFTLDVLEVPQGSGSGFVWDKSGHIVTNFHVIRGASDLRVTLADQSVYEAQVVGFDQDKDVAVLRIEAPKDKLRPIPVGVSADLLVGQKVYAIGNPFGLDHTLTTGVISGLRREISSAATGRPIQDVIQTDAAINPGNSGGPLLDSSGNLIGVNTAIYSPSGASSGVGFSIPVDTVGGIVDQLIRFGKVTRPILGVKFAPDQSVEQLGLSGVLVLDAPPNGPAGKAGLQPTKRDPYGRLILGDIITSVNGTKVTNGSDLYRILDQCKVGETVTVEVLRGDHKEKIPVVLEPKADES